Below is a window of Nitrospirota bacterium DNA.
CGCCATGAATAGTATAGGTTAGGACGGGGGGCGCTTGAGGCTCAGCATGTAGCTCGTCAGATCGTTGAGCTGCTTCTCGTCCAAGGGAAACTTCGGCATAAACGACCCGGGCGATACCGATTGAGGATCTCGAAAATGTTTCAGGTGCCATTCACGTTCAGGCCTCACGTCGCCGACGTAGGACAAGTCCGGCGCGATCGCTCCTCCTTCACCGTGAATGCGATGACAGCCGACGCAGCCGAACTGATAAAAAAGCGCGCGACCGCGCGCGAGAGCCGGATCTACGCGCGGCACGGCATACAGATTCTTGAGCGAGATACCCAACAGTGAAAAGACCACGAGAAGAAACAGCAGCCCGGAGACCAGCGCCGCGGGACGCTTGATCGGATTGCGCACCGGATTCCTGTCGATGAAGGGCCAGAAGAAGAGGCCGAGAACCACGACCATCGGCAGCACCCAGGTCGCCAGCGGCTCCAACGGTCCATGCACGTATTTCAGTAATTCGTAATAGAAGAGGAAATACCATTCCGGCACCGGCACGAAACTGGTATCGGACGGGTTCGCCTTGTCGGTCAAGGGGAAAGGCACCAGCAGCGCGAGACTCGCCAAAACCGCGAACACCGCTAACATGACGACAGCGTCCATATAGACCTGCCGCGGATAGAAGGTTTCGCGGCCGAGTGATGCCCGCTCATCGGTCCAGGGTCCGGCCGGGCCCACACGCCGCAGAATGAAGAGATGCGCGGCGATCAAGGTGACGAGGATCGCCGGCAGAAACAAGACATGGACGGCAAAGAACCGTGACAAGGTGAGCGCCCCCAACAATTCTCCGCCCCGCATGACCTTCATCAGGAACTCTCCGACCAGCGGAACCGTGCCCACCATATTGAGCCCGATCTGCGTTGCCCAATAGGCCGTCTGATCCCAGGGCAACAGATAGCCGGTGAAGGCAAACGCCATTACGATAAGAAAGAGCACGACGCCGACCATCCACATCACTTCGCGAGGCGACTTGTACGCCCCGTACAAGAATGTCTGGAGCATATGCA
It encodes the following:
- a CDS encoding cytochrome b N-terminal domain-containing protein, with amino-acid sequence MSGKLYAWLDSRLNLKPVERTLLDEPIPGGASWIYVFGSATLFLFLLQAITGMFLAVYYAPTPDHAYDSIQFIEEQVTFGAFVRGLHHWGASGMVVAIGLHMLQTFLYGAYKSPREVMWMVGVVLFLIVMAFAFTGYLLPWDQTAYWATQIGLNMVGTVPLVGEFLMKVMRGGELLGALTLSRFFAVHVLFLPAILVTLIAAHLFILRRVGPAGPWTDERASLGRETFYPRQVYMDAVVMLAVFAVLASLALLVPFPLTDKANPSDTSFVPVPEWYFLFYYELLKYVHGPLEPLATWVLPMVVVLGLFFWPFIDRNPVRNPIKRPAALVSGLLFLLVVFSLLGISLKNLYAVPRVDPALARGRALFYQFGCVGCHRIHGEGGAIAPDLSYVGDVRPEREWHLKHFRDPQSVSPGSFMPKFPLDEKQLNDLTSYMLSLKRPPS